The Desulfosporosinus acidiphilus SJ4 genome has a window encoding:
- a CDS encoding sensor histidine kinase — translation MTLRRKFILALIGMVVFMSIVFAGIALTSTQALIGHAETYVQQSFGDHLNQLLSVYYEGHSSWEGVQSHVSQVLSPPDPKVARPPRDFQRFLVFDQNNKVIVDPTNQYLGKQLDNLPSSDKIEKQWQAIVVNGKTVGHYWQLIHSPVVDSRLAKTIGTSIIQGMIIGLIITSLIALLLGLLLTRHFTKPLNKLMEAVRRVGNGDLSSRVEVVGNGDIALLARDFNKMTEQLNRNEEVRRNMVADIAHELRTPLAVILGKLESIQEGVLPSTPENILPIQDETLRLIRLVRDLQQLSLAEAGKLPMSLRKVNLRAIVEKITEQFEIEFEERGLNIEIKGEKVPEIIGDADRLTQVFVNLIGNALLHTPSGGTLQVLLDEVENPQENVMANEDAARGLRGVFRRKDDKAEEAGSKEKTSVDESGTGRWVQVTVKDSGEGIPEEELDHIFDRFYRVDKSRERENGGTGLGLAIAKEFIQAHGGTIQVKSKLGEGSSFRISLPLKPKNTSDVNP, via the coding sequence ATGACGCTGCGCCGTAAATTTATCCTGGCCTTGATAGGCATGGTTGTTTTTATGTCAATTGTCTTCGCAGGTATCGCTCTTACGTCAACGCAAGCATTGATTGGGCATGCCGAAACCTATGTGCAGCAATCCTTTGGAGATCACTTAAATCAATTGCTCAGCGTCTATTACGAAGGACACAGCAGTTGGGAGGGGGTTCAGTCCCACGTCTCTCAAGTCTTGAGCCCGCCTGATCCAAAAGTTGCGCGCCCTCCGCGAGATTTTCAACGTTTTTTGGTATTTGATCAGAACAATAAAGTAATTGTTGATCCCACAAACCAATATCTCGGGAAGCAGTTGGACAACCTTCCCTCGTCCGATAAAATTGAGAAGCAATGGCAAGCCATTGTGGTTAACGGGAAGACCGTAGGACACTATTGGCAGCTTATACACTCGCCTGTCGTAGACAGTAGATTGGCAAAAACTATCGGAACCTCAATTATTCAGGGGATGATCATTGGCCTGATTATTACCTCTCTGATTGCCTTGCTATTAGGTCTCTTATTAACCAGGCATTTCACAAAACCCTTAAATAAACTTATGGAAGCTGTGCGCAGAGTCGGCAATGGAGATCTGTCCTCGCGTGTCGAGGTCGTAGGAAATGGGGATATCGCGCTTTTAGCCCGAGATTTTAACAAGATGACGGAACAATTGAATCGGAATGAAGAAGTAAGGCGAAACATGGTGGCAGATATTGCCCACGAACTGAGGACTCCTCTGGCGGTTATACTTGGAAAACTGGAATCTATTCAAGAAGGAGTGCTGCCTTCAACGCCGGAAAATATATTGCCCATTCAAGATGAGACCTTAAGGCTCATTCGCTTGGTTCGCGACCTACAGCAATTAAGCCTTGCCGAAGCGGGTAAATTGCCTATGAGTCTCAGGAAGGTTAATCTTAGAGCCATTGTTGAGAAAATTACCGAACAATTTGAAATAGAGTTTGAGGAACGAGGGTTAAACATCGAAATCAAAGGAGAAAAGGTTCCGGAGATCATTGGCGATGCCGACCGTCTAACTCAAGTTTTTGTCAACTTAATTGGCAATGCACTTTTGCATACCCCATCAGGGGGGACTCTGCAAGTTTTATTAGATGAAGTAGAAAATCCTCAGGAAAATGTGATGGCAAATGAGGATGCTGCCCGAGGTTTGCGCGGTGTTTTTCGAAGAAAAGATGATAAAGCCGAGGAAGCGGGTTCTAAAGAAAAGACTTCTGTTGATGAATCAGGTACTGGAAGATGGGTTCAAGTCACCGTGAAAGATTCCGGGGAAGGAATTCCTGAAGAAGAACTTGATCATATTTTTGACCGTTTTTATCGGGTTGATAAATCAAGAGAGCGTGAAAACGGCGGAACAGGTTTAGGACTGGCCATTGCTAAAGAATTCATCCAAGCCCACGGGGGAACAATTCAGGTAAAGAGTAAACTTGGTGAAGGAAGTAGTTTCCGCATTTCACTGCCCTTAAAACCCAAAAACACGTCAGATGTCAATCCTTAA